From the Flavobacteriales bacterium TMED191 genome, the window GTACAAAAGGAGTTGGCAATAAAAATAGTGAAATAATAAATCGAACTATTCTTTCTGATTTGTTTTGATTTGTTAAAAATAATTTCATACTATAAAACTAATTATTTGGTAGATAGAAATTATCTAACCACAAAATTATTTATTAATGATTACTTTTTTAGTAATGGAATTATTAAGTTGGTTTATATTGATAAGATAAACTCCGTTGTATAAAGTTTCTGTATGGAAG encodes:
- a CDS encoding T9SS C-terminal target domain-containing protein, with translation FHTETLYNGVYLININQLNNSITKKVIINK